The Leucobacter chromiiresistens genome has a window encoding:
- a CDS encoding alpha-ketoacid dehydrogenase subunit beta: protein MTEIQTLAERTELPIARAINEGLRTAMVENDRVLLMGEDIGPLGGVFRVTDRLQADFGSARVLDTPLAEAGIVGSAIGLALRGYRPVVEIQFDGFIFPAFNQITTQLAKIRARHDGAVSMPIVIRVPYGGHINSIEHHEESPEAYFAHTAGLRVVAPSTANDAYWMIQQAIASDDPVLFFEPKAKYWQKGAVDPGAPAAALHESRVARAGTDCTVVGFGAMVTTLLQAAEIAQSEGTSLEVIDLRTVSPIDYEPVLASVRKTGRLVVAQEASGNASVGSEIAATVAERAFYSLQAPVLRVSGYDVPFPAAAIEPMFLPDADRVLEAVDRTMHY from the coding sequence ATGACCGAGATCCAGACGCTCGCCGAGCGCACCGAACTGCCCATCGCCCGCGCGATCAACGAGGGCCTGCGCACCGCCATGGTCGAGAACGATCGCGTGCTGCTCATGGGCGAGGACATCGGCCCGCTCGGCGGCGTCTTCCGCGTCACCGACCGACTGCAGGCCGACTTCGGATCGGCCCGCGTGCTCGACACCCCGCTCGCCGAGGCGGGCATCGTCGGCAGCGCCATCGGCCTCGCCCTGCGCGGCTACCGCCCCGTGGTCGAGATCCAGTTCGACGGGTTCATCTTCCCCGCCTTCAACCAGATCACCACGCAGCTCGCGAAGATCCGTGCGCGGCACGACGGCGCCGTATCGATGCCGATCGTCATCCGCGTGCCCTACGGCGGGCACATCAACTCGATCGAGCATCACGAGGAGAGCCCCGAGGCGTACTTCGCCCACACCGCAGGGCTGCGCGTGGTCGCCCCATCGACTGCGAACGACGCCTACTGGATGATCCAGCAGGCCATCGCCTCGGACGATCCGGTGCTCTTCTTCGAGCCGAAGGCGAAGTACTGGCAGAAGGGGGCCGTCGACCCGGGCGCCCCCGCCGCCGCACTCCACGAGAGCCGCGTCGCCCGCGCCGGAACCGACTGCACCGTCGTCGGGTTCGGCGCCATGGTCACGACCCTGCTGCAGGCGGCCGAGATCGCCCAGTCGGAGGGCACCAGCCTCGAGGTGATCGACCTGCGCACCGTGTCTCCCATCGACTACGAGCCCGTGCTCGCATCGGTGCGCAAGACCGGGCGCCTCGTCGTGGCGCAGGAGGCGTCGGGCAACGCCAGTGTCGGCAGCGAGATCGCGGCGACCGTCGCCGAGCGCGCGTTCTACTCGCTCCAGGCGCCCGTGCTGCGCGTCTCGGGATACGACGTGCCCTTCCCCGCCGCCGCCATCGAACCGATGTTCCTCCCCGACGCGGACCGCGTGCTCGAGGCCGTCGACCGCACGATGCACTACTGA